One stretch of Glycine soja cultivar W05 chromosome 7, ASM419377v2, whole genome shotgun sequence DNA includes these proteins:
- the LOC114418087 gene encoding pyrophosphate-energized vacuolar membrane proton pump-like: MGAALLSELATEIVVPACAVIGIVFSLVQWFLVSRVKLTPDRNGTTSSPRNNKNGYGDFLIEEEEGINDHSVVVKCAEIQNAISEGATSFLFTEYQYVGIFMVAFAILIFLFLGSVEGFSTKSQPCTYDKSKLCKPALATALFSTVSFLLGAITSVLSGFLGMKIATYANARTTLEARKGVGKAFITAFRSGAVMGFLLAANGLLVLYITINLFKLYYGDDWEGLFEAITGYGLGGSSMALFGRVGGGIYTKAADVGADLVGKVERNIPEDDPRNPAVIADNVGDNVGDIAGMGSDLFGSYAESSCAALVVASISSFGINHEFTAMLYPLLISSMGIIVCLITTLFATDFFEIKAVKEIEPALKKQLIISTVLMTVGIAIISWIALPTSFTIFNFGAQKEVKSWQLFLCVGVGLWAGLIIGFVTEYYTSNAYSPVQDVADSCRTGAATNVIFGLALGYKSVIIPIFAIAISIFVSFTFAAMYGIAVAALGMLSTIATGLAIDAYGPISDNAGGIAEMAGMSHRIRERTDALDAAGNTTAAIGKGFAIGSAALVSLALFGAFVSRAGISTVDVLTPKVFIGLIVGAMLPYWFSAMTMKSVGSAALKMVEEVRRQFNTIPGLMEGHAKPDYATCVKISTDASIKEMIPPGALVMLTPLIVGIFFGVETLSGVLAGALVSGVQIAISASNTGGAWDNAKKYIEAGASEHARTLGPKGSEPHKAAVIGDTIGDPLKDTSGPSLNILIKLMAVESLVFAPFFATHGGLLFKIF, encoded by the exons ATGGGTGCTGCTCTGCTGTCTGAGCTTGCGACGGAGATAGTTGTGCCGGCCTGCGCCGTCATCGGGATCGTGTTCTCGTTGGTGCAGTGGTTCCTCGTGTCGCGCGTCAAGCTCACTCCCGACCGAAACGGAACGACGTCGTCGCCGCGCAACAACAAGAACGGCTACGGCGACTTCCTCATTGAGGAGGAAGAAGGCATCAACGACCACAGCGTCGTTGTGAAATGCGCTGAGATACAGAACGCTATCTCCGAAG GTGCAACATCCTTTCTTTTCACTGAATATCAATATGTGGGGATCTTCATGGTTGCTTTTGCAATACTGATCTTCCTTTTCCTGGGCTCCGTGGAGGGCTTCAGTACTAAGAGCCAGCCCTGCACGTATGATAAGAGCAAGCTATGCAAGCCAGCCCTTGCGACTGCATTGTTTAGCACTGTATCTTTCTTGCTTGGTGCTATAACTTCAGTCCTATCTGGTTTCCTTGGGATGAAAATTGCAACCTATGCCAATGCAAGGACAACCTTGGAAGCCAGAAAGGGAGTTGGCAAGGCTTTCATTACTGCATTTAGGTCTGGTGCAGTGATGGGTTTCCTTCTTGCAGCAAATGGTCTTTTGGTGCTCTACATTACCATCAATCTCTTCAAGCTATATTATGGTGATGATTGGGAAGGTCTTTTTGAGGCTATAACTGGTTATGGTTTGGGTGGATCTTCCATGGCTCTGTTTGGCAGAGTTGGTGGTGGTATCTATACCAAGGCTGCTGATGTTGGTGCTGATCTGGTTGGAAAAGTTGAGAGAAATATCCCAGAGGATGATCCAAGAAATCCAGCT GTGATTGCTGACAATGTTGGTGATAATGTTGGAGATATTGCAGGGATGGGTTCTGATCTTTTTGGCTCATATGCTGAATCATCTTGTGCTGCCTTAGTTGTTGCTTCCATTTCCTCATTTGGAATCAACCACGAGTTCACTGCAATGTTATATCCCCTACTCATCAGTTCTATGGGCATTATTGTCTGTTTGATTACTACTCTCTTTGCAACTGATTTCTTTGAGATCAAGGCTGTCAAGGAAATTGAACCAGCTCTAAAAAAGCAGCTTATCATCTCTACAGTACTCATGACTGTTGGAATTGCAATTATTAGTTGGATTGCTCTGCCAACATCCTTCACAATTTTCAACTTTGGTGCTCAGAAGGAAGTAAAGAGCTG GCAGCTGTTCCTCTGTGTGGGTGTTGGTCTATGGGCTGGACTTATTATTGGGTTTGTTACTGAGTACTATACAAGCAATGCTTACAG TCCTGTACAAGATGTTGCTGATTCCTGCCGGACTGGAGCTGCAACCAATGTCATCTTTGGCCTTGCTCTGGGATACAAGTCTGTCATTATTCCTATTTTTGCCATTGCAATCAGCATTTTTGTGAGTTTTACTTTTGCTGCAATGTATGGCATTGCTGTGGCTGCCCTTGGGATGCTGAGCACCATTGCGACAGGGTTGGCTATTGATGCCTATGGGCCAATCAGTGACAATGCAGGAGGTATTGCTGAGATGGCAGGCATGAGCCATCGTATTCGTGAGAGAACTGATGCCCTTGATGCTGCTGGCAACACTACTGCTGCCATAGGCAAG GGATTTGCTATTGGGTCTGCCGCTCTGGTGTCTTTGGCCCTATTTGGTGCATTTGTGAGCAGAGCTGGAATTTCAACTGTTGATGTCTTGACACCCAAGGTCTTTATTGGACTCATAGTTGGTGCCATGCTTCCTTACTGGTTTTCCGCTATGACCATGAAGAGTGTTGGAAGTGCAGCTTTGAAGATGGTTGAGGAGGTTCGTAGGCAGTTCAACACTATTCCAGGACTTATGGAGGGTCATGCCAAGCCTGATTATGCCACCTGCGTCAAAATTTCTACTGATGCATCCATCAAGGAGATGATTCCTCCAGGTGCCCTTGTCATGCTCACACCACTCATTGTTGGCATCTTCTTTGGTGTGGAAACACTTTCGGGTGTTCTTGCCGGGGCTCTAGTTTCTGGCGTACAG ATTGCAATATCAGCATCCAACACTGGCGGTGCTTGGGATAATGCTAAGAAGTACATTGAG GCTGGTGCGTCCGAGCATGCAAGGACCTTGGGCCCGAAAGGATCTGAACCGCACAAGGCAGCTGTTATTGGGGATACCATTGGAGACCCTCTTAAAGATACTTCAGGCCCTTCACTCAACATCCTCATCAAGCTCATGGCAGTTGAGTCGCTTGTCTTCGCACCATTTTTTGCCACTCATGGTGGTCTGCTTTTCAAGATCTTTTGA